ACCACACCATTAAGACAATACACCCATATTCAACTGCGTCTATTAAGTCCCTTAGTAATCATATCTTAAATATTTACATTCAGAACAAGAGTTGGTAAGCTTATCTTAAACATTTACATAAAGAACAAGATTAAGCATTTCATCAAAGCACTGAGATGAGCCATtaccttctcattttccaactcAAAAACCTCTTCAACAGGTCTTCCAGCATCAATCTGAGTGTGAAAACAACAGAGAATACGACAAACAGGCAAGAGCATATTGTTAATAAAAACGATTACATACAATAAACATAgaataataaaaacaattacATACAATAAACAAATTGATGTCCCctttattttctaatggaggTGGAAATGCCTTCCATATATAGGCTACAATAAGGCTACATCAATCGAATGATGAAATTCAAATTTGTTCCCCTCACTCACATACAACAAATTGATGTCCCCTTTATTTTCTAATAGAGGTGCTTTCCATATATAGGCTACAATAAGGCTTGCTGCAATCCTGAAGCACTTGTTTCTCTAAATTAATGCAGAAAACCATTATTAAGAGAACACATCCCCATTCAACAGTGTACAACCTCCCCTCCTCATGGTATCTCAAACCATTACTTCATCAAAGCTTAGATACCACCGCCATTATTACACCACACCATTAAGACAATACACCCATATTCAACTGCATCTATTAAGTCCCTTAGTAATAGTATCTTAAATATTTACATTCAGAACAAGAGTTGGTAATCTTATCTTAAACATTTACATAAAGAACAAGATTAAGCATCTCTTCAAAGCACTGAGATGAGCCATTACCTTCTCATCTTTCGGGGCAAAAATGGCTTTTACTGACTCATAAACCTCTTCAACAGGCCTTCCAGCATCAATCTGAGTGTGAAAACAACAAAGAATACGACAAACAGGCAAGAGCATATTGTTAATAAAAACGATTACATAcaataaaacatagaataaTATTAAGATATCAAAAAAGTAACTCAATGCCAAAGAATTACCTTCCGAACTTTCCCCTTGGAGTTATAGTATTCTATCACTGGGAGACTAGACTCTAGAAAAACCTTAAACCGCTTCCTTATTGTTTCTATGTTGTCATCTTCTCTTCCCTTCCAAAACACACAGAAACAACATAATTATTTTGTAAACAAAAAAGCATAACACCAATTACCAAAACAGAATATAAATCCTCTACAAAGAGAATCATAATTTTCCAACCTGGTTCCTACTCAAAAGGCGCCTCTCCATCTCTTCTTCAGAACAATCAAAAAACAGGACAAATGAAGGCTCGACTTTAGTCTGCATCACCCATTAATGCAATTTACATCAATCATTGTGAAAAAAAAGGTAATTGCCAAAAACTATAATTATAGaaacataagaaaaattatGCAATATGCAAAGGGCATACCACAGCCTCAAATGCAGAACGGTTTTCTTCATTACGAGGAAACCCATCGATAAGAAATTTGTCATTACCACTCTCCAGCATTGCTTTCTGGAGAAGCTTAATTGTTACTTCCGATGGAacaatttttccttcttttatcATGTTCGAAATCATGGTTCTGTCAACAATTGAACAAAGTATGAAGTACGAACATGAGGATTCAATTGGGATCCCAATATTATGCAAACAGCTACATGCTTGTACTAACTCTTTAGCTGAACTGGAAAAGCCTAAtaagaatcagaaattgagaaaaGGCACACTATAAAGGTGGCCATCCTAAACCTCAGCCGTTACCGATCAAGGAACCCTGCACCTCATCTATAAGATGAGGAGATATTACTTGACTATAAACTCAAGGTAACTGGAGATGTATTTATAAATACTCATGAAAAGCATAAGATTAGCCCCATCTTGTAGCCCACTGCTACAGATGTGAATCATGAGACATATGAAATTAAATAGTTAAAAAAGCAGAAGGACTAATCTTATGATAAGTCCTTTTAAGTCTATTAAAACACTAATAGTAGACTAACAATTAGTAAATATGTATAATCATCCTCATACAAAGGTACATCCATGAAGTTGACCCCTGTACCTCTTATAAAAGAGGAGAGGTATTTTACTTGACTACAATCAACTCATagtgtgaaaagaaaaaagattatgCTCAACAACTATTATAATATGATTTCTTTCAGAAGATATTTGGAACATTTGAAATATATACCATCCCTACCATCAAATGAATATTGCcataaaaaaattcctttttaaaaaaaaaatgcttcaaCCCATAAGGATAACTGATTCAAATGAAACCTGGTACGTAATATAAAGCTAAGCCATACCCATTTTCAGAACCAGACTTGATTTCTGCTCGTAGTAGATCACCAGCACTCAGATGTGTAAACCCAAAGTGCTGAACAATGTTTGCGCATTGGGTACCCTTTCCACTGCCTGGGCCACCTGGTCAATCAAAAGAAACAAcggataaagaaaaaaaacgataAATActtaacaaaaacatataagaatGATAAATATAATTCAGTGTGGTGGTATGAAGCACTGCAGCACATCTAAAAGGTCGCACAATATAACCACCCAAAAATTCTGCTAAGTTTATCTTGTTACATAGATGGAACTAGCTATATCATGTGCCACCTTCACCATAGAATTTTTTGAGAGCGAAGTATTTAAATTTTCTGGCATTACCCAAAGAGTTGTGGATCAGACAAGAAAGACTAATCTTTTAACAAATCTAATGACTGTATTAAAACGGGTTAATCAGGACAGGGTAACCTGAAATCAAACTTAAATTACTCAAATATTATCCCTGTAAGGCACAGTACTTAAATCACAGATAAATGCTTCCCTTCAACAACTGAGCAAAGCAAAATATGGCAATTAAAAGTAGAGCCACTAATAACAGATGACAGATTATCTTCCAGGTTGCAAACAAGTATACATCTTTGAAAAGCAAGGATATGTAGAGTAAAACCAGTtcaatttaaattttttcttaccCAAGACGAAAACAACAGTAGGATTCAGATCGGCTAAGCTTCGATTAGCCTCCTCCTGCAAGAGGATTAATTTTTCACGTGTAAACATCAAATCAAGGTATGTATCAAATTAAGcttggattattgattgatttgaaatctgaaataaatataaattatgTGTTTGATATGGATACCATATTCAACAC
This portion of the Rosa chinensis cultivar Old Blush chromosome 1, RchiOBHm-V2, whole genome shotgun sequence genome encodes:
- the LOC112174058 gene encoding UMP-CMP kinase 3 isoform X3, yielding MGTVVNAANKEEANRSLADLNPTVVFVLGGPGSGKGTQCANIVQHFGFTHLSAGDLLRAEIKSGSENGTMISNMIKEGKIVPSEVTIKLLQKAMLESGNDKFLIDGFPRNEENRSAFEAVTKVEPSFVLFFDCSEEEMERRLLSRNQGREDDNIETIRKRFKVFLESSLPVIEYYNSKGKVRKIDAGRPVEEVYESVKAIFAPKDEKAD
- the LOC112174058 gene encoding UMP-CMP kinase 3 isoform X1, with the protein product MGTVVNAANKEEANRSLADLNPTVVFVLGGPGSGKGTQCANIVQHFGFTHLSAGDLLRAEIKSGSENGTMISNMIKEGKIVPSEVTIKLLQKAMLESGNDKFLIDGFPRNEENRSAFEAVTKVEPSFVLFFDCSEEEMERRLLSRNQGREDDNIETIRKRFKVFLESSLPVIEYYNSKGKVRKIDAGRPVEEVYESVKAIFAPKDEKIDAGRPVEEVFELENEKAD
- the LOC112174058 gene encoding UMP-CMP kinase 3 isoform X2: MGTVVNAANKEANRSLADLNPTVVFVLGGPGSGKGTQCANIVQHFGFTHLSAGDLLRAEIKSGSENGTMISNMIKEGKIVPSEVTIKLLQKAMLESGNDKFLIDGFPRNEENRSAFEAVTKVEPSFVLFFDCSEEEMERRLLSRNQGREDDNIETIRKRFKVFLESSLPVIEYYNSKGKVRKIDAGRPVEEVYESVKAIFAPKDEKIDAGRPVEEVFELENEKAD